Sequence from the Segatella copri genome:
AACTTCTCAGTTGATGCAGCGCCAGGTGCTAATCTTACTTTCACTTATCTGGGAATGACTCCAAAAACAATCAAAGCAACATCTAACATGATGATTACCTTGGTTGACGACCAGAAGTCTTTGAACGAGGTCGTTGTCATTGGTTATGGTCGCGCTAAGAAGAACGACTTGACTGGTTCTGTTACAGCTATCAAGCCAGATGAGATGTCAAAGGGTATCACAAGCAGTGCCTCTGATATGTTGGTAGGTAAGATTGCCGGTGTAGATGTACAGACTGGTGGCGGTCAGCCTGGTACCGGTGCACAGATTCGTATCCGTGGTGGTGCTTCTCTGAGTGCTTCTAATGACCCTCTCTACGTAATCGATGGTTTGGCTATTGACAACAATACCAACAAGGGTATGAGTAACGTCTTAGCCATGATTAACCCTAACGATATCGAGAGCTTCACTGTATTGAAAGATGCTTCTGCTACAGCAATTTACGGTTCCCGTGCTTCTAATGGTGTCATCATCATTACAACCAAGAAGGGACGTTCTGGTCAGAAGCCTTCTGTTACTTATAATGGCAACGTAACACTGTCAACCATCCAGAAGAAATATGATGTGATGAATGCCAGCGAGTACAAGCAGGCTCTTACCTCTCTTGGTATCGACACAAGCACATTAGGCAGTTACGATACAGACTGGCAGAATGAGATTTTCCGCACCTCTGTTTCTACTAATCACAACATTAGTATTCAGGGTGGTCTGAAGAATATGCCTTATCGCGTCAGCTTAGGTTTCGAAGACAACAATGGTATTGTCAAGACAACATGGATGAAGCGTTTCAATACATCTGTCAATGTTGCTCCTTCTTTCCTCGATAAGCACTTGAACTTCAACTTCACAGCAAAGTATATGTTCGAGAAGGACCGCTATGCAAAAGTTGGTGATGCTATCGGTAATGCATTGTCAATGGATCCTACACAGCCTGTATATGGAAATGGTGAAGACTACAAATACGTTGGTGGATATTTCCAGTACTTGCAGAACAAGAGCGACCAGATTAGCGATCCTGATTGGAAGAAGATGGCTGCCTCTCAAGTTACACAGAACCCAGTTGCAGTTCTCGACAACTACAAGTGTATAGCAAAGTCTAATGATATTTCAGGAAACCTTGAGGTAGACTACAAGATTCATGGCTTCGAAGACTTGCATTTGCATGCTGCCATCGGTGCCCAGTATACAGATGGTAAGCAGAATGAAGACATTTCCAAGTATTCCTTCTCTAACAACTATTTTGGATATTATGGCACTGACCATCAATACAAATATAGCATCGAAGGAAAAGCTTTTGCTGAATATGCACACAAGTTCGGTGTTCATGATATCGACATCATGGCAGGTGCAGAGCAGAGCCACTACCACAGAACAGGCTATAACTACGGAAGTGGTATTGATGAGTACTTGAGAGACAACAATCCTCAGTTCGTTGAAGCAGATGGTAAAATGAACTATATATATAGTCCAACGTATCAGAAGAACACCATGTGGAAGGCTCACAACTCATTGGTGTCTTACTTCGGACGTTTTAATTACAACTTGTTAGATCGCTATTTGCTTACAGCAACATTCCGTGCCGATGGTTCTTCTCGTTTCAAAAAAGGCAAGAAGTGGGGTTACTTCCCTGCTGCAGCCTTTGCTTGGAAGATTAACAACGAACCTTTCTTGAAGGACGCAAAATGGCTTGATGAGTTGAAGCTCCGCTTGGGTTGGGGTATGACTGGTCAGCAGAATGGTATTCCAGACTTCTACTATACTCCTGTATATACAGTCAGCGATACTTATGCACAGTATCCATTTGGTGACAAATATTATATAACCATGCGTCCATCAGCATACAATCCTGAATTGACTTGGGAAAAGACAACAACCTACAATGCTGGTTTAGACTTCACCGCTCTCAATGGTCGTTTCGGTATGAATGTGGATGGTTACTATCGTAAGACTACCGACCTTCTGTCAACAATTGCCATCGCCGGTGGTACTAACTTTGGCGACCAGCTTCTGAAGAATATTGGTTATTTGGAAAACTATGGTGTTGAATTGGCATTCGATGTCAAGCCTATTGTTACAAAGGACTTCATATGGGATGTAACCTACAACGTAGGATGGAACCACAACGAAATCACACAATTGGATGCAGGTTTGCAAGACTGGGTATGGACTGGAGATAAAGTATCTCGAGGTAACAACACCAAGATTCAGGTAAACAAGGTAGGCCAGCCTATCAAATCATTCTATGTTTTCCAGCAGGTTTATGATGAAAACGGCAAACCTATCGAGGGTCTGTATGTTGACCGCGACGGAAATGGTACAATCGATGATGACGACCGCTATTGCTACAAGAGCCCAGCTCCTGACGTAATCATGGGTCTCACCACCAAGTTCATCTATAAGAACTGGGACTTCAGTGCAGCATTCCATGCCTCTATCGGCAACTATGTTTACTACGATTTCTTGAACGAGAAGGCAGTTTTAGCCGACCTCAATAAAGACAACATCTTCAGAAATACTACAGCAGAAGCTGTTGATCTTGGTTTCTGGGGTAAAACCTCAAAAGCAACCAACACCAGTGACTACTTCGTACGCAATGCTTCTTACTTGAAGTGTACAAACATGACATTGGGATATAGCTTCCCTGCATTGATTAAGGCTGGTGCTGAGAAGATTTGCAGTGGTCGAATTTTCTTCACAGTTCAGAACCCATTCATCATTTCCAAGTATAAGGGTATTGACCCTGAGGTAAGCAGTGGTATCGACAGTAATCCTTACCCACGTCCAATAAGCTTCCAGCTTGGTTTGAATCTTAACATCTAAAAATAAAAAAGGAGACAATTATGAAAAAACTATTTATAACGACTGCAATGGCAAGTATGTTGTGCATGGGCTTTGTCTCATGCGCAGACGAACTGAATATCAAGTCCATTGATCCACAGTCTTCCCCAACATATACTGCGGAGGGCCTCTTGGCTAAACAGTATGCAACCCTCGGTCTTACAGGTCAGAAAGGTCCTGCTGGTTCAGCAGACTTGAGTGGAGACGAGGGTGAGAGCGGATTTATCCGTACCGTCTTCAACTTGCAAGAATTAATGACAGACGAAATTTTGTGGGCATGGCAAGACAATGAAGGTATTGCCGCTATTACCAACATGAACTGGGATAAGAGTAATGCACGAGTAAACTGGGCATACCAGCGATTAATTTTCGACATCACCCTGTACAACCAGTTTATTTCCGAGCAGACAGGTAAGATGAGCGAAGATAAGATTGCAGAAGTCCGCTTCCTCCGTGCACTGAACTACTATTATTTCCTCGACCTGTATCGCAAGGCTCCTTTCAAGGAAACCTTCGACAGCAATCTCCCTATTGAGAAAAGCGGCAAGGATCTCTACGAGTGGCTTGACAACGAGTTGACTACCATCGAGCCTATGATGGCAGAGGTGGGTGCTTATAATAACAGTGAGAATTTCGGACGTGCCGACCGTGGTGCAGCTTATGCCCTCCATGCTCGTTTGGCACTTAACTCAGCTGTTTATACAGATGGTCAGGTTAAGGACTACCAGAAGGCTATCGATTATTGCGACAAGATTATCAATAGCGGCAAATATGACCTTTCTCGCGAAGCAAAGAATGGCTACAGCGGTTACCAGCAGTTGTTCATGGGCGACAATGATTGCAATCCAGAGGCTATGAAGGAAATCATCTTTGCTGTTCGTCAGGATGGTTTGAAGACTCGCCAGTATGGCGGTTCTACTTATCTCGTAGCAGCCTGCACAAAAGCTGGCATGCCATCAGCAAGTACCGCTGACCCTTGGAAATGTATCTTTGCACGCGAAGACTTGGTTAAGAAGTTCTTCCCTGACGGGAAAATTCCTATGGCAACTACAGATGATGTTTTACCTAATGCAACAAAGGATCAGATTATCGCAAAAGATAATGAGAAAGGCATCGGCACAGACGATGTTATAGCACAGGCAAAAGACGACCGAGCTTTGTTATACATGGGTGTAGGTGGCTGCGAAAGTGGAAAAGTTCGTACACTCAATCCAGGTGATGCTATCACAGACCCTCTGAACGGTGCGGCTATCGTAAAGTGGAGCAATTTCCACGCAGATGGTACAGCACAGCATGACCAGAACTTTTCAGACACCGACATCCCATTGTTCCGCCTGGCAGAAATCTATCTGACCCGAGCAGAAGCTAAGTTCCGTCTCAACGGCAGTCAGGAAGGTTTGGCTGACATCAAGTTAGTTCAGGACCGTGCTCACCGTGGGACAGAAGCTACATCAGTAGATAATCAGACCCTTATTGACGAATGGTGCCGTGAGTTCTATTTGGAAGGCCGCCGTCGTTCAGACTTGGTTCGTTTTGGCTTGTTCAGTGGTTCAGCGTATCTCTGGAGTTTCAAGGGTGGTGTACCTAATGGTGCAGGTATTGAATCGCATTTCGATATCTACCCTATCCCAGGTAATGAGACTAAGAACAACCCTAACATGACACAGAACCCAAAATACTAATTGTTAGGTTAACAGATTAAATTAAAAAAGAAAGAATTATGAAAAAGATATTCAAATTCATGCTGTTGCCAGCATTGGTACTCCCTTTGCTCTTTACATCATGCGATGATGACAGAGACAGCAACCCTACATTGGACTTGAGTCATGTTGCAGATGGATTTGTATTGAACACTCCTGCCGTAGCAGAAAACAATACTTACGATCTCATCAGTGCAAAAAGTTTAAGATTGACATGTTCTCAGCCAAACTATGGTGGAGTACCTTACTCTATGAGATATTACGTACAGGTATCTATCGATCCAGCATTCGTCAGCGATGGTACTGCAACTCACACAGAGTTAGCGACATTCTATAGAACTGCCGATATGCAAGTTAATGCAACTGAAATAAACAACGCTATAGTAGCTCTCTTCCAGGCTGCAAATCCAGATACAAGTGTTCCTGCAGAAATGCCTGTTTACATTCGCTTGCGTGCTGTGATTGGAGACGCTACTGATACAAGTTTGGGCGAGACATTCTCAAATACCATCACCTTGCGTTCTGTGAAGGCTACTTATGAGGCTCCTGATGCTAAATTCACTGACAACCTCTACTTGATTGGTAGTTCTATTCAGGATCCATGGAAGAGTTGGAAACCAATTCCTAAGGTCTTTGGTTTGGAAGGTAACTACTATGGTATAATCTACTTGCCAGCTGGTGGTGAGTTCAAGTGGGGTACCGAGAACAATGACGACCGCGGTTACAACCGTATCAAGGAAATCAACGATGAGGCCAACGCCGGTATCTCAGAAGGTGAAGAGCATAGAATCAAGGTAGCAAACGCAGGTTGGTACACTCTTCACTTCAAGGGTAAGATTACAGAAGACAAGAAGAATATTGACTGGACACTGACTGTTTACCCAACAAAGGTTTACATCTTAGGTGGTAGTGTCGAGATGTCTGGTACTTGGGCATTTGATGACGCTTATGCTCTGACAGCTCCAGCAGATAAGAATGGCAAATGGGTTTCTCCAGCATTCACTGCCAGCGCAGAGCTTCGCGCAGCTGTCAAGGTAGGCAAATTAGATTGGTATCGTACAGAGTTCACTCTTTACAAGGGCAACGTCTTCTGGCGTAGATATGATATCGTAAACAGCTGGGCTGAGACTGAGGGCGCAGATTACTCTGTAACTACCCAAGTTGGACAGAAGTTGTATATCGACTTTGATAATTACACAGCAGAAGTTAAATAATTAAGACCAAAGCACAATGAAAAAAACATTATTATATAGCTTAGCAGTCTTGGCAAGTGTTACACTTGCCAGCTGCAACGGCGACTACGATGATTGGGCTAATCCTCAGACCAATCCACAGGAGGCCTCAGCTGCCAAATACGGAATTACTTTCGCAGCAGGTACTGAAGCTGAAAGTAGCTTGCCAGACGATGACGGTATTATCAATCTCGTCACAGTCAATTCATCAGATGCAGATGTTACAGGTTTCACACTCAAAGACTTGAAAGTAAATGGCGAAGCCATTAAAGGCGAAATCAACGGTAACAGCATTCAGGTAGACGCAACAGAATTGGAGAAGATTCTCTGCAGCCAGAACAAATCACGCGCAAGCGTTGCTCGTGACATCAACGTTGAGTCAAAGGTTTCTGCCAACTTGGCATCAGGTGATGCCGTTGCCATCAATACCGTAGGTACGACTACAGCCAAACTTAAGCCATCCCCAACTCCTGCTATTGATGAGAAAGGTTACTACATGCTCGGTGAAGTTAATGGCAATGGATGGAAGCCAAAAGAACCTGTATGGATGAACAAAGTGTCTGATGGTGTTTACCAGCTCAAGGTCACCACAGAGAAAGATAAGAACTATTTTAAGTTCTACGAAGGTAGCAAGTGGGATGAAACCGGCAACTGGGATGTTATCAACACAGGTGTCTTGGGTTGCGAGAAAGACGGTAGCGAAGATGCTTCTGGTACAATCTATTATACTGGCGACAGCTGGGGTACTCCACAGTCAATGGTTATCGTAGGTACTGGTACATGGATTGTAACTCTCGACATGAACAACCTGTCTTACTCTGTAGGCAAGCCTATCCTCTATATGGCAGGCGATGCTAATGGCTGGGCAACAAATGACTATCTCGCAGGTGAAGATGGTGTAAAATTCACTGGTTACATGTACCTGAACCAGAATGGTTTCAAGTTCTGTACTCAGCCAGAGTGGAAGGGCACCAACTATGGCGCAGACTTCAATACAGCTCCAGATGCAGCCAACATCACTATTACAGAACCTGCAGGTTACTATCAGGTAGATGTTGACTTATCTGAGAAAACTTACACTCTGACTCCTATTACATCTATTGGAATCATTGGTAGCGCATCACCTAATGGTTGGGAGTCAGACGTAGATATGACTTACGTTCCTTACAATAAAGATACCAAGGAAGTTAATGGCTACTGGGAAGTTAAGAACATCACATTGAGTGCTGGTGAAATCAAGTTCCGCGCCAACGACGATTGGGCCATCAGTTGGGGTGGAGAGTTAGATAACCTCACAACAAAGAATGGTGGAAACATCACTGTAGAAGCAGGTACTTACAACATCAAGCTTTATGCTTGGGCTGAAGGCTTTGCTAAATGTGTGATGACAAAGAAGTAAGCATTTGCTTCATCAAATAAACTTAAAATTAATAGGCGGCTCTCAATTCCGAGAGTCGCCTATTTTTTTTCTTTCTCCTCATCCTTTTCAAGTATTTTTTCCCTAAAACCTTGGAAGTTACGAGGAAAAGTCGTATCTTTGCCAACGAATAGCAATATTGCGTCCACGACCTTATAAAGCGTAAGCAGATGGCAAGATTTATAGACCCACGTGTCGATTGGGCTTTCAAGCGAATCTTTGGAAGCGAGGACACGAAAGAATGTCTGATCACATTCCTCAACGGACTGTTTGAAGACGAGTTGGTAATCAAGGACGTGACGTTTGCCAAGACCGAAAAACTTGGCTTGCGCCCCGATGACCGCGGTGTGGTCTTCGATGTCTATTGCATCACAAACGAAGGCAAGCATGTCATCGTAGAGATGCAGAAGAAAGAGCAGGAATACTTTGCCGACAGGGCATTGTATTACACGGCACGTGCCATTGTGCAGCAAGGCATCCGTGGAATCTGGGACTACCACTTGGCTCCAGTCTATACGGTATGTTTCATGGACTTTGTATCGCAAAGTCCGATATTAAAGGAGTTTCGCACCGATCTGGTGCTTACCGACTTGCAGACACGCCAGCGAGTGTCCGACAGGATGCGTATTGTGTACCTCCAACTGCCATTGTTCGACAAGCATACGGAGGCAGAGTGTATGGATATATTTGATTGTTGGATTTATATAGTGAAGAATATGAACATGTTTGAACAGATGCCATTCAGCGAGAAGTATCCAGTCTTCCGCAAATTGGCAGAGATAGGCGACCTCCGCAAGCTTTCCCGCGAGGAACTAGAGCTGTATGACGAGGACATCAAGAATATGCGTGATATATATGCCACCAGAAAGTTTGATGAGAAGAGAGGGATGGAAAAAGGTATGGCGAAAGGTATGACGAAAGGTATGGAAAAAGAAAAGCTAGCCACAGCTCGCCGCCTTCTGTCAATGGGCCTTTCTGATGAGCAAGTATCAACAGCCACCGAACTCCCACTGGAGGAAATCCAGAAAATGAAGGAATAAGAAGAGATTACTAGGCGGTTCTCGAACATATCGGGAGCCGCCTATTTTTATTTTCTACTGCCACATTGTGCCACGCTATCATATCAAACAGCTATATCTACAACTATTGCCATCATGGGTACCTTTACCACAAGTCAAAGAATAAGATTCCTCCCTCAAATCCTTGCGAGTTTCAAAATAAAGTCGTATATTTGCAGACGAAACATTCTTAAACTTAGAAAACATGGAACAAGAGCATAAGCAAGGAGAATTGAGCATAGGTAACTTTCAAAAGTATCCTGTATTGCTGAAGCAGATAAAGCAACGCATTTCTTTTGCCCAACAGAAAGCCATGTACGCAGCCAACGAGGAGCTGCTACGCATGAATTGGGACATCGGTGAAATGCTTACCAAAAGCCAAGAGACTGATGGTTGGGGCAAGAAGACTCTACAGCGCCTAGCTGTAGATCTTAAGAATGAGTATCCTGAAAGGAAAGGATTCTCCGTAAGAAACATGCAGTGCATGATGCAGTTTTACCAGGAGTATAACAAGGAGCTAACTTGGGTAAAAATGCATAATTATGCAATTGCGCAACCATCGGTTGCGCAATTGGAAGGTAGTAATAAAGAACTACCTATCAAGCATTTATCTTGGACTCACAACATCATCCTTATCCAACGAGTAAAAGATATAAAAGCTCGATATTGGTATATGATACAATGCATAACTAGTCATTGGTCTAAAGAATACTTGACAGAAACCATCAAGCTGGACTATTATGGCAAGCATGGAGCATTGGCTAATAACTTTGCCACAACCCTCCCTGCAAAGGAAGCCCAAGAAGTACAGTCTTTACTAAAAGACCCTTACATCTTCGACATGCTTACCTTTACTGAGCAATATGATGAGCGAGACATAGAAATCGGTCTTATCAAGCACATAGAGAAATTCCTCGTAGAAATGGGGGCAGGCTTTGCTTTTATGGGAAGACAATATCACATTGAGGTCTCAGGCGATGACTATTATATCGACATGCTGATGTATAATACATTCATGCATAGATATATGGTGATAGAACTGAAAGCTACTGAGTTTATGCCAGAATATATCGGCAAACTAAACTTCTATTGCTCTGCCATAGATGACACGCTTTGCAGAGAAGGCGACAACAAGACTATCGGCCTGCTTCTCTGCAAGACCAAAGACAGAATAAAAGCAGAATATGCACTTCGTGATATACAGAAGCCAATTGGTGTATCCGACTATGAATTAGGTCAAGCTCTGCCGAAAGATTTTCGCAGCAACCTTCCTTCCATTGAAGAAATCGAAAAGGGACTCAACGAATGGAATCAAGAATAACATCCAATAGGCGGCTCTCGAACATATCGGGAGCCGCCTATTTTTTATCTCCACCCCTTCTATTTTTACTACCTCGTACCAGAGTTTTGTTCCTCACGACGGCACCTTTGTGCCCTCGCTATGGCAAAGGAGTGCCCTCGGGAGGAATTTTTCACGACATCCTCAATGCAGATATCCCCATACCTTGTTGCAATTGTGACCACCTCCATAACATTCAGCTTTAGTAGATAATTATTATTAAAAAACTAGAAAACATTTGGCGGTCTCGTTTTTTATTGCGTAATTTGCGTTGCGTAAAAAGCGCAATGAACGTTTGTATAATGAATGATAACAAGATATGGCAAGATTGAACAATCCTTTTGTGGTATATGGCTATAAGGGCGCAGAGTATTTCTGCGACCGCCAGAAAGAGACGGAGAAAATGATTTCTTCGCTGCATAATGAACGTAACATCACGTTGGTTGCCCCACGCCGTATGGGTAAGACGGGATTAATTCATCATGTATTCCATCAGATGGAGGAGCAATATGCGGAAGTGAAGTGTTTCTATCTCGACATCTTTGCCACCAAGAATCTGGAACAGATGGTGCAACTGATGGCTTCTGAAATCATCGGAAAGCTGGATACTGTTTCCCAATCAGCCCTTCGGAAGGTACAGGAATTCTTCAGCAGCTGGC
This genomic interval carries:
- a CDS encoding SusC/RagA family TonB-linked outer membrane protein, which produces MKQVKIKLPLRALTLASGLLLTVSSFAQSNAIKGHVKDASGEPIMGATITVNGKAVGITDMDGNFSVDAAPGANLTFTYLGMTPKTIKATSNMMITLVDDQKSLNEVVVIGYGRAKKNDLTGSVTAIKPDEMSKGITSSASDMLVGKIAGVDVQTGGGQPGTGAQIRIRGGASLSASNDPLYVIDGLAIDNNTNKGMSNVLAMINPNDIESFTVLKDASATAIYGSRASNGVIIITTKKGRSGQKPSVTYNGNVTLSTIQKKYDVMNASEYKQALTSLGIDTSTLGSYDTDWQNEIFRTSVSTNHNISIQGGLKNMPYRVSLGFEDNNGIVKTTWMKRFNTSVNVAPSFLDKHLNFNFTAKYMFEKDRYAKVGDAIGNALSMDPTQPVYGNGEDYKYVGGYFQYLQNKSDQISDPDWKKMAASQVTQNPVAVLDNYKCIAKSNDISGNLEVDYKIHGFEDLHLHAAIGAQYTDGKQNEDISKYSFSNNYFGYYGTDHQYKYSIEGKAFAEYAHKFGVHDIDIMAGAEQSHYHRTGYNYGSGIDEYLRDNNPQFVEADGKMNYIYSPTYQKNTMWKAHNSLVSYFGRFNYNLLDRYLLTATFRADGSSRFKKGKKWGYFPAAAFAWKINNEPFLKDAKWLDELKLRLGWGMTGQQNGIPDFYYTPVYTVSDTYAQYPFGDKYYITMRPSAYNPELTWEKTTTYNAGLDFTALNGRFGMNVDGYYRKTTDLLSTIAIAGGTNFGDQLLKNIGYLENYGVELAFDVKPIVTKDFIWDVTYNVGWNHNEITQLDAGLQDWVWTGDKVSRGNNTKIQVNKVGQPIKSFYVFQQVYDENGKPIEGLYVDRDGNGTIDDDDRYCYKSPAPDVIMGLTTKFIYKNWDFSAAFHASIGNYVYYDFLNEKAVLADLNKDNIFRNTTAEAVDLGFWGKTSKATNTSDYFVRNASYLKCTNMTLGYSFPALIKAGAEKICSGRIFFTVQNPFIISKYKGIDPEVSSGIDSNPYPRPISFQLGLNLNI
- the susD gene encoding starch-binding outer membrane lipoprotein SusD, whose protein sequence is MKKLFITTAMASMLCMGFVSCADELNIKSIDPQSSPTYTAEGLLAKQYATLGLTGQKGPAGSADLSGDEGESGFIRTVFNLQELMTDEILWAWQDNEGIAAITNMNWDKSNARVNWAYQRLIFDITLYNQFISEQTGKMSEDKIAEVRFLRALNYYYFLDLYRKAPFKETFDSNLPIEKSGKDLYEWLDNELTTIEPMMAEVGAYNNSENFGRADRGAAYALHARLALNSAVYTDGQVKDYQKAIDYCDKIINSGKYDLSREAKNGYSGYQQLFMGDNDCNPEAMKEIIFAVRQDGLKTRQYGGSTYLVAACTKAGMPSASTADPWKCIFAREDLVKKFFPDGKIPMATTDDVLPNATKDQIIAKDNEKGIGTDDVIAQAKDDRALLYMGVGGCESGKVRTLNPGDAITDPLNGAAIVKWSNFHADGTAQHDQNFSDTDIPLFRLAEIYLTRAEAKFRLNGSQEGLADIKLVQDRAHRGTEATSVDNQTLIDEWCREFYLEGRRRSDLVRFGLFSGSAYLWSFKGGVPNGAGIESHFDIYPIPGNETKNNPNMTQNPKY
- a CDS encoding SusF/SusE family outer membrane protein; this encodes MKKIFKFMLLPALVLPLLFTSCDDDRDSNPTLDLSHVADGFVLNTPAVAENNTYDLISAKSLRLTCSQPNYGGVPYSMRYYVQVSIDPAFVSDGTATHTELATFYRTADMQVNATEINNAIVALFQAANPDTSVPAEMPVYIRLRAVIGDATDTSLGETFSNTITLRSVKATYEAPDAKFTDNLYLIGSSIQDPWKSWKPIPKVFGLEGNYYGIIYLPAGGEFKWGTENNDDRGYNRIKEINDEANAGISEGEEHRIKVANAGWYTLHFKGKITEDKKNIDWTLTVYPTKVYILGGSVEMSGTWAFDDAYALTAPADKNGKWVSPAFTASAELRAAVKVGKLDWYRTEFTLYKGNVFWRRYDIVNSWAETEGADYSVTTQVGQKLYIDFDNYTAEVK
- a CDS encoding Outer membrane protein SusF domain-containing protein, producing MKKTLLYSLAVLASVTLASCNGDYDDWANPQTNPQEASAAKYGITFAAGTEAESSLPDDDGIINLVTVNSSDADVTGFTLKDLKVNGEAIKGEINGNSIQVDATELEKILCSQNKSRASVARDINVESKVSANLASGDAVAINTVGTTTAKLKPSPTPAIDEKGYYMLGEVNGNGWKPKEPVWMNKVSDGVYQLKVTTEKDKNYFKFYEGSKWDETGNWDVINTGVLGCEKDGSEDASGTIYYTGDSWGTPQSMVIVGTGTWIVTLDMNNLSYSVGKPILYMAGDANGWATNDYLAGEDGVKFTGYMYLNQNGFKFCTQPEWKGTNYGADFNTAPDAANITITEPAGYYQVDVDLSEKTYTLTPITSIGIIGSASPNGWESDVDMTYVPYNKDTKEVNGYWEVKNITLSAGEIKFRANDDWAISWGGELDNLTTKNGGNITVEAGTYNIKLYAWAEGFAKCVMTKK
- a CDS encoding Rpn family recombination-promoting nuclease/putative transposase — encoded protein: MARFIDPRVDWAFKRIFGSEDTKECLITFLNGLFEDELVIKDVTFAKTEKLGLRPDDRGVVFDVYCITNEGKHVIVEMQKKEQEYFADRALYYTARAIVQQGIRGIWDYHLAPVYTVCFMDFVSQSPILKEFRTDLVLTDLQTRQRVSDRMRIVYLQLPLFDKHTEAECMDIFDCWIYIVKNMNMFEQMPFSEKYPVFRKLAEIGDLRKLSREELELYDEDIKNMRDIYATRKFDEKRGMEKGMAKGMTKGMEKEKLATARRLLSMGLSDEQVSTATELPLEEIQKMKE
- a CDS encoding PDDEXK nuclease domain-containing protein; its protein translation is MEQEHKQGELSIGNFQKYPVLLKQIKQRISFAQQKAMYAANEELLRMNWDIGEMLTKSQETDGWGKKTLQRLAVDLKNEYPERKGFSVRNMQCMMQFYQEYNKELTWVKMHNYAIAQPSVAQLEGSNKELPIKHLSWTHNIILIQRVKDIKARYWYMIQCITSHWSKEYLTETIKLDYYGKHGALANNFATTLPAKEAQEVQSLLKDPYIFDMLTFTEQYDERDIEIGLIKHIEKFLVEMGAGFAFMGRQYHIEVSGDDYYIDMLMYNTFMHRYMVIELKATEFMPEYIGKLNFYCSAIDDTLCREGDNKTIGLLLCKTKDRIKAEYALRDIQKPIGVSDYELGQALPKDFRSNLPSIEEIEKGLNEWNQE